The region CCAAGCAGGTCATGGGGCGGATGGTCGACGGTTGGGACCCTCAAGCCGCCAAGCGATCTAGACGAGACGCTCCCACGCTCAAGGACCTCTACGAGCATTGGTTGACCCATGCCAAGCAGCACAAAAAGACATGGCCTGAGGATGAGCGGAAATGGAAACAGCATTTCACCAAGCTGAAGAATCGGCGGTTGTCCGATCTGACCATGGCCGACGTCGCCAAGTGGCACGCGTCCCTGGGTGAGAAGAACGGGCCCTACCTGGCCAACCGGGCCCGCTCCCTACTTTCATCGCTGTACAGCAAGGCCCACGAGCTTGGGCACAACGGCCCCAATCCGTGCCTGCACGTGAAGCCGTTCAAAGAGACGTCACGCGAGCGATTCCTTCAGGTGGATGAAATGCGGCCATTCTTCACCGCTCTAGCATCCGAGCCGGCTGTGTGGCGTGACTTCTGGCTAATGTGCCTATTCACCGGGGCGCGCCGAGGAAACGTCGCATCCATGGCTTGGAAGGACCTGGCACTCGAACAAGGCGTCTGGCTGGTCCCTGGCGATCAGATGAAGAACGGTCAGCCGCAATCGGTCGTGTTGCCACCGCCTGCTATACAACTCCTGCAGCAGCGTTCCGAGGACCGAACAGGCCCATGGGTATTTCCATCGAAACGCACCCCTGACCAACCGATCCAGGATCCGCGCAAGTCGTGGGCGCGCGTGACCGCAGCTGCTGGCCTGGAAGATCTGCGGCCCCATGACCTGCGCCGGACGCTCGGCAGCTGGCAAGCCATCGCCGGCGCGTCGCTCCAAGTGATCGGCGCAAGCTTGGGTCACAAAGACCTGAAGTCCACGGCCGTCTACTCTCGCCTGCAGCTCGATCCGGTCAGGGTATCGGTCGAAGGCGTTACCCAGCAGATGCTCGAAGCGGCCAAGCCAAAGGATGGTGAAGCGTGAGTCAAATATCCGACGAAGAACACCAGGAAAGAGTGGCAAAGGCCCTCCAAGGGTTATGGTCTCAAGTCCGTGAACTTGAAGAATCTCGCCGGCGTGAATTCGAAACGGAATTCCCGGGGGTTCGATATCCACAGACTGAGGATGAATGGGTTGAACTCGCTTATATGCTCGATATACCAGGTGAAGAAAGTGAGTGGAGAGAATTGGCCCAAAAGGGCCAACTGAGAATAAGAGTCCGCGGCCGGCTTCGGAGGCTCAAGCTCTTGGAAACGTCAAAAACCAGTCAAACCATCACATCATCTACCGCATTGGCAACTCAACGACTGCAAGAACGGTATGATTCAGCCCAAGATAGATTCGCAGAGTACAGCGAAGACGAATTTGAAAAAGAACGAAAGGAACTAGGCTTGGATCCGATTACTTCGGAATACAAGCGATTCATCCGAAGCCGCAAGAGTGACGTGCGTAAACGCTTTAGGACCAAGTCTCCGAAAGGAACGCGCCCGAACACTTCGGGCGCTCCCAAAAAACTGAAATAATTACACCTTCATCTCTCGGCATTTCTGTCGGTTTCCCTTTCTTTGTCACAAAAAACACGCGCCCTAGATTTTCGGGCGCGTTGTCTAATTTTCCCGAACGGCTCTAAGATTTCCTCGTAGATGATTGAATTTGATTCCCAAGCACGAGGATTGATAATGTCCACCAATACCACTAGCGTCAACGCTACTCGACTTTTGACCCGCCAAGAAGCTGCCGATTTACTCGGCATTCGCCCTCAGACACTCGCGAAATGGGCCACGACGAAGAGTCATTCTCTGCCGATCGTTCGCATTGGTGGCGCCGTGCGTTACCGGCTCGAGGACTTGGAAAAGTTCATTGCCGACAATACTCAATACTAGTCTGGCTTGCAGCGTGCAGGAATTGCCTGCGATGACCTATGCAGTTTTGCTGCGACAAGTACATTTCAGCAAATGCGAGCAAGTCTAAGGCAATGCAACAACTAAATTTGCAGGAGCAATTCTCATGGTTTCAGATTCCGCACCTGAGCAAGTAGATCGTCTTCTCCTAAGGAAAGACGAGATGGCCAAGGCCCTGGGGATCTGTCCGCGGCTGCTTCACAACTGGGAGAAGCATGAAGGTCTGCCCGTCGTCCGTATCCGAGGGTCAATCCGGTACAGCCCAGACGCGGTGCGGACATGGATCGCAGAACGTACAACCCGCGCGATTGAATCGCCCAAGAGTGAGTAATGCGTCAAGAAAAACAAAAGCTCGGCAAGGCGACCACCTTTCCGAGCTTAATGTTTTGGGTATTCCCTTCCCGGCAAGGCAGGAAAACCGATCTTTTATCACATACTCTTTTAGCTAAAGAACCATGCGACAAATAGATACTACCGAAGACACGGCACTTGAGCAAGCCGATTTGCTCACAGATCCCCAAGCACTCTTTTCGAACTCAATCGCAGCCTCTCGGTCATTGGTGAAAGAGCTAAAGTCAAGGGTCATTACTCTCGATGCCGTCGTACGGCTGGCCAATTCGAATGGTAAAATGTGGGCATCTGTGGCCACGTTGTCATACCTTGCAGGACTCCCATCCCGTACGGTTGAAAAGCACCTAGCGAAGCTCGTAGAGCAAGGCTATCTC is a window of Bremerella sp. TYQ1 DNA encoding:
- a CDS encoding site-specific integrase; the protein is MATNTEKAKRLPFSKTRVAALPVPESGRRYYYDSKTPGLAVCVTSTGNRTFYVYRKIDGRPIRLKLEKFPEMSVEQAQKKAKQVMGRMVDGWDPQAAKRSRRDAPTLKDLYEHWLTHAKQHKKTWPEDERKWKQHFTKLKNRRLSDLTMADVAKWHASLGEKNGPYLANRARSLLSSLYSKAHELGHNGPNPCLHVKPFKETSRERFLQVDEMRPFFTALASEPAVWRDFWLMCLFTGARRGNVASMAWKDLALEQGVWLVPGDQMKNGQPQSVVLPPPAIQLLQQRSEDRTGPWVFPSKRTPDQPIQDPRKSWARVTAAAGLEDLRPHDLRRTLGSWQAIAGASLQVIGASLGHKDLKSTAVYSRLQLDPVRVSVEGVTQQMLEAAKPKDGEA
- a CDS encoding helix-turn-helix domain-containing protein, coding for MSTNTTSVNATRLLTRQEAADLLGIRPQTLAKWATTKSHSLPIVRIGGAVRYRLEDLEKFIADNTQY
- a CDS encoding helix-turn-helix domain-containing protein — translated: MVSDSAPEQVDRLLLRKDEMAKALGICPRLLHNWEKHEGLPVVRIRGSIRYSPDAVRTWIAERTTRAIESPKSE